The following are encoded together in the Meriones unguiculatus strain TT.TT164.6M chromosome 16, Bangor_MerUng_6.1, whole genome shotgun sequence genome:
- the Tdrd6 gene encoding tudor domain-containing protein 6 isoform X1 encodes MSSTPGLPTPGASLALRVSFVDVHPEVIPVQLWGLVGQRREEYVRLSREIQEAAATRGPWALGGASASPGELCLVQVGLMWHRCRVVSRQAQDSRVFLLDEGRTITAGAGSLAPGRSEFFHLPSEVLGCVLAGLVPAGGGGAGGGEPQHWSSSAVDFLSNLQGKEVHGRVLDVLLLHRLVLLEVPVVAQQMEELGLARQVPDSLFCSLLKRYLTAAGLGNSGAPVLPRAAPKQEHPGLDYFYPQLQLGVTEPVVVTQVCHPHRIHCQLRSLSQEIHRLSESMAQVYRASTGTEDEDSGSATWEEREESPDKPGSPCASCGLDGQWYRALLLETFRPQRCAQVLHVDYGRKELVSCSSLRYLLPEYFRMPVVTYPCALYGLWDCGRGWSRSQVGDLKALILGQSVNAKIEFYCSFEHKYYVTLYGEDGINLNSAFGVQSCCLADRFLESQGLEEDEEEEDMEAAFHSQSPAEEMEEEVSLPSLSAIRLKMNAFYDAQVEFVKNPSEFWIRLRKHKNTFSKLMKKMCSFYSSASKLDGVILKPEPDDLCCVKWKENGYYRAMVTRLDSKSVDVFLVDRGNSENVDWSDVRMLLPQFRQLPILALKCTLADIWPLGKTWSQEAISFFKKTVLHKELVVHILDKQDRQYVIEILDESRTGEENISKVIAQAGYAKYQEFEAKENIRLSAHSPGHVSGHFMAEPGKRPSVKKAEGEQKAKRDSKTLPVLEALAKVANLPSISAGQAAHDKEKGTADSSLLTLNFLKLKPSCCGKGELEVGSTVEVKVSHVESPGSFWCQLMRDAQGFRTLMCDIEDFCKSQPAPYEGDTRACLAKRTANGRWSRALISGAQSLEHVRVVFVDYGDKDVVSMKDILSVSEAFLQVRAQAFRCSLYNLIQPIGENPFEWDEKAVQAFSGFIDNAWQNNLELKCTIFALASRHDEEWFNVVDLLTPFQSACHFLVEKRFARPVKLQKPLEPSVQLHSYYYSTHDLKIGSEELVYITHVDDPWTFYCQLARNTNILEQLSYNIIQLSKASLNLKASNLNPGTLCLAKYTDENWYRGIITEEEPNKVFFVDFGNTHIASDGLLPIPRDAYDVLLLPMQAVKCSLSDIPHHIPEEVTAWFQDTVLDKSLKALVVAKDPDGRLIIELYDDSIQINASINEKLGLLGYKNRTRKKDKESDIILHATEAPEDKNESVKSPPTEYLSKSGDGKSHSIEIMGEPCKPKMSPACKELKYLQGSTKANLVTLYQDSMGNKNDGGFPLTREKKEDMFTSSPVGAAKLDSALPEGRLGESGSKDLPPKFCEFPRKTIAPGFKTSVYVSHINDFSDFYIQLIEDEAEINRLSERLNDIRTRPQFHTGPPWQSGDVICAIFPEDNLWYRAVVMEQQPNDFLSVQFIDYGNMCVVHNNKTGRLGPIDAVLPALCLHCSLRGLLVPDMVGCKEMVAYFSQRTEEAQIRCEFVKFQGTWEVVLSDEHGIIAEDMMSRFPLNEKSQMGLTTQIMKGDSSKSANKPDMDTSVFLNWYNPKMKLIRAYATVIDGPEYFWCQFADSEKLQYLETEVQSAAKQLADRKSCAQCPRIGDPCIVRYREDGHYYRAVITNICEDHLASVRLVDFGNIEDCVDPKALWNIPSELLLVPMQAFPCCLSGFTVSGGVCPQEGNDYFYEIVTEDVLEITILEIKRDVCNIPLAVVELKSKGESINEKMKKYAKMGTPKSDLYYDKHGAERKGGLRPTSPDLGLKKPSHKMAQDKPFYVEARACELSERIEKDLNIETKTSKFYERSTRNIFEAFENSCKGKMGSERLDGNMDYHFVDRAKFDDTYLITGFNPIMPHASEPKELLELNSLEVPLSPDDECKEFLELESIELQHSPVGEEEEKEELGLGSPMAPPSPGCEAGATLEPFMVQLPLDCETEKQLDLELPTPQLSLDDSLSPFSAVVSPNIQESTCAEDEGKPGCAGSSDDGHSRSPILHHRKSGDSPTHDDLNLSEEEFPQFESRDNTALLAPLFSGEEARDGRKCGVAVPAVQLQNTYTLKGFSVGSKCVVWSSLRNTWSKCEILELAEEGTRVVNLSNGVEETVSPENVWNGIPKVDKNRAEAVFQTVGKDLSFMSSDDTTIKGFSSVSEEQHGGDADSTLEV; translated from the exons ATGAGCTCGACTCCCGGGCTGCCCACCCCGGGGGCCTCGCTGGCCCTGCGGGTGTCCTTCGTGGACGTGCATCCCGAGGTGATCCCGGTGCAGCTGTGGGGACTGGTGGGCCAGCGACGGGAAGAGTACGTGCGGCTGAGCCGGGAGATTCAGGAGGCCGCAGCCACGCGCGGCCCTTGGGCGCTGGGTGGGGCCTCGGCGTCGCCGGGAGAGCTGTGCCTGGTGCAGGTGGGGCTCATGTGGCACCGCTGCCGCGTGGTCAGCCGCCAGGCGCAGGACAGCCGCGTCTTCCTGCTGGACGAGGGCCGCACCATCACGGCGGGCGCGGGCTCGCTGGCCCCGGGGCGCAGCGAGTTCTTCCACCTGCCCTCCGAGGTGCTGGGCTGTGTGCTAGCCGGCCTGGTGCCCGCGGGAGGCGGTGGCGCCGGCGGTGGCGAACCCCAGCACTGGTCCTCTAGCGCCGTGGACTTCCTTAGCAACCTGCAGGGCAAGGAGGTGCACGGACGGGTCCTGGACGTGCTGCTTCTCCATCGCCTGGTGCTGCTGGAGGTGCCCGTTGTGGCTCAGCAGATGGAGGAGCTGGGCCTGGCCAGGCAGGTGCCAGACAGCCTCTTCTGTTCCCTGCTCAAACGCTACCTGACCGCGGCGGGGCTGGGCAACTCCGGAGCTCCAGTTCTGCCGCGAGCCGCGCCCAAACAAGAGCATCCTGGGTTAGATTATTTCTATCCCCAACTGCAGCTGGGGGTGACGGAGCCCGTGGTGGTCACCCAAGTGTGCCATCCTCACCGCATCCACTGCCAACTCCGGAGCCTCTCGCAGGAGATCCACCGCCTCTCTGAGAGTATGGCCCAGGTATACCGGGCGTCCACGGGGACAGAGGATGAGGACTCTGGCAGTGCCacctgggaggagagggaggagagcccAGACAAGCCGGGGTCTCCGTGTGCTTCCTGTGGCTTGGACGGACAGTGGTACCGGGCTCTCTTGCTTGAAACTTTCAGGCCTCAGCGCTGTGCCCAGGTGCTGCACGTCGATTATGGAAGAAAAGAACTAGTGAGCTGCAGCAGCCTTCGCTACTTGCTGCCCGAGTATTTTCGAATGCCCGTGGTGACCTACCCGTGTGCCTTGTATGGACTCTGGGACTGCGGAAGAGGCTGGTCCCGGTCACAGGTTGGTGATTTGAAAGCTCTGATCCTGGGCCAGTCAGTGAACGCCAAGATTGAATTTTACTGTTCCTTTGAGCACAAGTACTATGTCACCCTGTATGGGGAAGATGGAATTAATCTCAACAGTGCCTTCGGAGTACAATCCTGTTGCTTGGCTGACCGATTTCTCGAGAGTCAGGGGctagaggaggatgaggaggaggaagatatgGAGGCTGCTTTTCACTCTCAGTCCCCTGctgaggaaatggaggaggaggttTCCCTCCCGTCCTTGAGCGCCATCAGGCTGAAGATGAATGCCTTCTATGATGCCCAGGTGGAGTTTGTGAAGAACCCCTCGGAGTTCTGGATTCgcctgagaaagcacaagaacaCCTTCAGCAAGCTGATGAAGAAAATGTGCAGCTTCTACTCTTCGGCCAGTAAGCTGGATGGCGTGATTTTGAAACCTGAACCGGATGACCTGTGCTGTGTCAAATGGAAGGAAAATGGCTACTACCGGGCCATGGTCACCCGACTGGACAGCAAGAGTGTGGATGTGTTCTTGGTGGATCGGGGCAACTCTGAGAACGTGGACTGGAGCGACGTGCGGATGCTGCTGCCTCAGTTTCGGCAGTTACCAATACTGGCTCTGAAGTGCACCCTGGCCGACATCTGGCCTTTGGGGAAAACGTGGAGCCAGGAAGCGATCTCATTTTTCAAAAAGACAGTACTCCACAAAGAATTAGTGGTCCACATCCTTGACAAGCAGGATCGCCAGTATGTCATCGAGATCCTTGACGAATCCAGAACAGGGGAGGAGAACATCAGTAAGGTCATCGCCCAAGCCGGATACGCCAAGTACCAGGAATTTGAGGCAAAAGAAAACATCAGGCTCAGTGCCCACTCGCCGGGGCACGTTTCTGGTCATTTCATGGCGGAGCCTGGCAAAAGACCTTCCGTCAAGAAGGCTGAAGGAGAACAGAAGGCGAAGCGAGACAGTAAAACCCTGCCTGTTTTAGAAGCTTTGGCCAAGGTGGCAAACCTTCCGAGTATCTCCGCTGGGCAGGCCGCACACGACAAAGAGAAGGGAACGGCCGACTCTTCTCTCCTCACTCTGAATTTCTTGAAACTGAAGCCAAGCTGCTGTGGGAAAGGCGAGCTGGAGGTGGGCAGCACCGTGGAGGTGAAGGTGTCTCATGTGGAGAGCCCCGGCTCCTTCTGGTGCCAGCTGATGAGGGATGCGCAGGGATTCAGAACCCTGATGTGTGACATCGAGGACTTCTGCAAAAGCCAGCCAGCCCCCTACGAGGGGGACACCCGCGCTTGCCTGGCAAAGCGGACCGCCAACGGAAGATGGTCCAGAGCTCTGATCAGCGGGGCCCAGTCTCTAGAGCACGTCAGAGTGGTGTTTGTGGACTATGGAGACAAGGATGTGGTCTCTATGAAGGACATACTCTCTGTCAGTGAAGCGTTTCTCCAGGTCAGAGCTCAGGCATTTAGATGCAGTCTTTATAATTTAATTCAGCCAATCGGTGAAAATCCCTTTGAGTGGGATGAAAAGGCAGTCCAGGCTTTTAGTGGGTTTATAGATAACGCCTGGCAGAATAACTTAGAATTAAAATGCACAATCTTTGCTTTGGCATCAAGGCATGATGAAGAGTGGTTCAATGTGGTGGACTTGCTAACGCCCTTTCAGAGTGCCTGCCATTTTTTGGTAGAAAAGAGATTTGCAAGGCCTGTAAAACTCCAAAAGCCCCTGGAACCTTCGGTCCAGCTACATTCTTACTACTATTCTACCCATGACCTAAAAATCGGAAGTGAAGAATTGGTGTACATAACACATGTTGATGACCCTTGGACATTTTATTGCCAATTAGcgaggaacacaaatattttagAACAATTATCATACAACATTATACAGCTAAGTAAAGCCTCATTGAATTTAAAAGCATCCAACTTGAACCCTGGAACCTTGTGCCTTGCCAAATACACCGATGAAAATTGGTACAGGGGGATAATAACAGAAGAGGAACCAAACAAAGTCTTCTTTGTTGATTTTGGGAACACTCACATAGCAAGTGATGGTCTGCTCCCCATCCCTCGAGATGCCTATGATGTCTTACTTTTACCCATGCAAGCTGTTAAATGCTCGTTATCTGACATTCCTCATCATATCCCGGAGGAAGTCACGGCATGGTTCCAGGATACTGTTTTAGATAAGTCATTGAAGGCTTTAGTTGTAGCAAAAGACCCAGATGGAAGATTGATTATAGAGCTATATGatgacagtatccaaattaatgcTAGTATTAATGAGAAGCTAGGGCTCCTCGGAtacaaaaacagaacaagaaaaaaggaTAAAGAGAGTGACATAATCCTCCACGCAACCGAAGCTCCTGAGGATAAAAATGAGAGCGTGAAGTCACCGCCTACAGAATACTTGAGTAAATCGGGAGATGGCAAATCACACAGTATAGAGATTATGGGCGAACCGTGCAAACCCAAGATGAGCCCAGCATGCAAGGAGCTCAAGTATTTACAAGGCTCAACCAAGGCCAACCTAGTCACTCTGTATCAGGACTCTATGGGAAACAAAAATGATGGGGGCTTTCCCTTaacaagagaaaagaaggaagacatGTTTACCAGCTCACCTGTGGGGGCTGCCAAACTAGACTCCGCTCTTCCTGAGGGAAGGCTAGGGGAATCCGGCAGCAAAGACCTGCCTCCGAAGTTCTGTGAATTCCCACGGAAAACCATAGCGCCTGGCTTTAAGACCTCTGTGTATGTGTCCCATATCAACGACTTCTCCGATTTCTACATCCAGCTGATAGAAGATGAAGCAGAGATCAATCGTCTTTCTGAGAGATTAAATGATATCAGAACAAGGCCCCAGTTTCACACGGGTCCACCTTGGCAAAGTGGAGATGTGATATGTGCCATTTTCCCAGAAGACAACTTATGGTACCGAGCAGTGGTCATGGAACAACAGCCCAACGACTTCCTCTCTGTACAGTTTATAGATTACGGCAACATGTGTGTGGTCCACAATAACAAAACGGGTAGGCTTGGCCCCATCGATGCCGTGTTGCCAGCACTGTGCCTCCATTGCTCCTTAAGGGGGCTTTTGGTACCTGACATGGTGGGCTGCAAGGAGATGGTGGCTTACTTTTCCCAAAGGACAGAAGAGGCTCAGATAAGATGTGAATTTGTTAAGTTCCAAGGCACCTGGGAAGTGGTCCTCTCGGATGAACATGGAATCATAGCTGAAGATATGATGAGCAGGTTTCCGCTCAACGAAAAGTCTCAAATGGGGCTTACCACCCAAATCATGAAAGGGGACTCTTCAAAGTCTGCTAACAAACCTGACATGGACACTTCAGTGTTTCTTAACTGGTATAATCCCAAAATGAAGTTGATAAGAGCCTATGCCACTGTCATAGATGGGCCTGAGTACTTTTGGTGCCAGTTTGCCGATTCTGAGAAGCTGCAGTACttagaaactgaggttcagagtgCCGCAAAGcagcttgcagacaggaaaagCTGTGCCCAGTGTCCCCGAATTGGAGATCCGTGCATCGTGAGGTACAGAGAAGATGGACATTATTACAGAGCCGTCATCACTAATATCTGTGAAGATCACCTTGCGTCTGTCAGGCTTGTGGACTTTGGGAACATCGAAGACTGTGTGGACCCCAAAGCACTTTGGAACATCCCTTCTGAACTCCTGCTGGTCCCCATGCAAGCATTTCCATGCTGCCTTTCTGGTTTCACTGTCTCTGGTGGAGTATGCCCTCAAGAAGGAAATGATTATTTTTATGAGATAGTCACAGAAGATGTGTTGGAAATAACAATATTGGAGATCAAGAGGGATGTCTGCAACATCCCCTTAGCAGTTGTGGAGCTGAAAAGCAAAGGCGAAAGCATTaatgagaagatgaagaaataTGCCAAGATGGGAACCCCCAAGAGTGACCTGTACTATGATAAACATggagcagagagaaagggaggcctTAGGCCCACCAGTCCTGACCTTGGCCTTAAGAAACCAAGTCACAAAATGGCACAGGATAAGCCGTTTTATGTGGAAGCCCGGGCATGTGAGCTCTCTGAGAGGATTGAAAAAGATTTGAACATTGAAACCAAGACAAGTAAATTCTATGAGCGTAGCACCCGGAACATTTTCGAAGCTTTCGAGAACTCATGCAAAGGTAAAATGGGCTCTGAGAGGCTAGATGGCAACATGGATTACCATTTTGTGGACAGAGCCAAGTTTGACGATACCTACCTCATTACAGGATTCAACCCTATAATGCCCCATGCTAGTGAGCCGAAGGAGCTATTGGAACTGAATTCACTAGAGGTACCGCTCTCTCCAGACGATGAATGCAAGGAATTCTTAGAACTGGAGTCCATTGAGTTGCAGCACTCCCCTGtcggggaggaagaagagaaagaggaactaGGCCTGGGGTCTCCGATGGCACCTCCGTCCCCCGGCTGCGAGGCAGGAGCCACCCTGGAACCGTTTATGGTGCAGCTTCCCCTGGACTGTGAGACGGAGAAGCAGCTAGACTTGGAACTCCCAACGCCCCAGCTGTCCTTGGACGACAGCCTCAGCCCTTTCTCCGCAGTCGTCAGTCCGAACATCCAGGAGTCCACGTGTGCCGAGGACGAGGGGAAGCCGGGTTGTGCGGGCTCCTCTGACGACGGCCACAGCAGGTCACCAATCCTCCACCACCGGAAGAGCGGAGATTCTCCCACCCATGATGACCTGAACCTATCCGAAGAGGAGTTTCCACAATTTGAAAGCAGAGACAACACTGCTTTATTGGCGCCTTTGTTCTCGGGGGAAGAAGCCAGAGACGGAAGGAAGTGCGGGGTCGCTGTGCCAG CCGTCCAGCTGCAGAACACCTACACTCTGAAAGGCTTCTCTGTTGGATCGAAATGTGTCGTGTGGTCGAGCCTAAGAAACACGTGGTCCAAGTGTGAGATTCTTGAACTAGCCGAAGAAGGAACAAGG GTTGTGAACCTTTCAAATGGTGTGGAAGAAACAGTAAGCCCCGAGAATGTCTGGAATGGCATCCCCAAGGTAGATAAGAATCGCGCTGAG GCTGTCTTCCAAACAGTGGGGAAGGACCTTTCCTTCATGTCGTCAGATGACACCACCATCAAAG